A DNA window from Paenibacillus sp. HWE-109 contains the following coding sequences:
- a CDS encoding response regulator transcription factor: protein MLAEDEPPILFMMKAMIEEAHPSFKVRQWAFNGKDAWAMIQQQKPDVLITDIKMPFIGGLELVSKVKELDPQILCLILTGYNDFEYVRTALQLQACDYLLKPVKEEQLKQTLVKLADQLDQITLDAETALIKHYVNYGNGFDSRRYLGRKVELSYSYYNYFLVRAGAASKLEYDILNPGKEAIKLLQRKMVVDIVPAGTGVWIMEGPQLNEKIIVIGDPHLWEPNTSEQFADLLINHLRGLNSDIPFHVFTGQSVKLPELLREAIDQLRKIVHLCTRIHRSGLYPVIGVAEEQKENYLSPDLLAKCMQLVQENSYVHFNKSLMMWSVDWERKDFSQEKIEAILEAIVLKFEQYLGGGQLRSLNEFDANEIISTCTSIPQIVEEFGNYIKPNFERGSRVQQASAKDLVSRIEEYLNTHYMDPISNEIYQNIFGYNKNYISNVFSEVKGLPPSKYLMKLRIQKAKLLIEEHIELPLKTVAERVGYDDPLYFSRVFRNETGFSPKDYKEMLSRQREGESE from the coding sequence ATGCTCGCAGAGGATGAACCGCCAATTTTATTCATGATGAAAGCGATGATAGAGGAAGCCCACCCTTCTTTTAAAGTAAGACAATGGGCATTTAATGGGAAAGATGCTTGGGCAATGATTCAGCAGCAGAAACCAGATGTACTTATTACGGATATAAAGATGCCGTTTATCGGAGGCTTGGAACTTGTCTCTAAAGTAAAAGAATTAGACCCCCAAATACTATGTCTTATTTTAACCGGCTATAACGACTTTGAGTATGTTAGGACCGCTCTTCAACTTCAGGCGTGTGACTATTTATTAAAGCCTGTAAAAGAAGAACAGCTCAAACAAACGTTAGTAAAATTGGCCGATCAATTGGACCAGATCACCTTGGATGCAGAAACTGCACTCATTAAACACTATGTTAATTATGGTAATGGTTTTGATAGTAGAAGATATTTGGGCCGTAAAGTTGAACTATCATATTCCTATTACAACTATTTTTTGGTACGTGCTGGAGCAGCATCAAAGCTAGAGTACGATATTTTAAACCCAGGGAAAGAAGCGATAAAACTTCTTCAGCGCAAAATGGTTGTTGATATTGTACCTGCTGGTACAGGCGTATGGATAATGGAGGGACCACAACTAAATGAAAAGATCATTGTAATTGGCGACCCTCACTTATGGGAACCTAATACTTCTGAACAATTTGCTGACTTATTAATAAATCATCTTAGGGGATTGAATAGTGATATACCGTTTCATGTTTTTACAGGCCAAAGCGTCAAATTGCCAGAGTTATTGAGAGAAGCTATTGATCAGTTGCGGAAAATAGTGCATTTGTGCACACGTATTCATAGATCGGGTCTCTATCCAGTTATAGGTGTAGCTGAGGAACAGAAAGAAAATTATTTGAGCCCTGATTTGCTGGCAAAATGCATGCAACTCGTGCAAGAAAACAGTTATGTTCACTTTAATAAATCGTTGATGATGTGGAGTGTAGATTGGGAGAGGAAAGATTTTTCGCAGGAAAAAATTGAGGCGATTTTGGAAGCAATAGTCCTGAAGTTTGAACAATATCTAGGTGGAGGCCAGTTGCGATCTTTAAATGAATTTGATGCAAATGAGATCATATCAACTTGTACAAGTATTCCGCAGATTGTTGAGGAATTTGGGAATTATATAAAACCAAACTTTGAACGAGGAAGCAGAGTTCAACAGGCTTCCGCTAAAGACTTAGTTTCTAGGATAGAAGAATATTTGAATACACACTACATGGATCCTATTTCAAACGAAATTTACCAAAATATTTTTGGATATAATAAGAATTATATATCCAATGTATTTAGTGAAGTTAAAGGTCTTCCTCCAAGTAAATATCTGATGAAATTACGAATACAAAAGGCTAAATTGCTTATTGAAGAGCACATTGAATTACCACTAAAAACTGTAGCAGAACGGGTCGGTTATGATGATCCGTTATACTTTAGCAGAGTATTTAGGAATGAAACCGGATTCAGTCCGAAAGATTATAAAGAAATGTTGTCGCGGCAGAGGGAGGGTGAAAGTGAATGA
- a CDS encoding ABC transporter substrate-binding protein has translation MKRVVLVGGVLSILIILSSCSPEKSKIQEETPQQAVTLTLMANMDWIGKPYLQRAWKMYEEATGNKIEIQAVPIDTATTVISKRVAMGEITDIVMGFGGTSLADLQPVKNFEDMTGEEWVSEIKSTILTQLLHKGKIYGLPLWESSISGILYNKEVFEKFNIPKPTSHAQFIEACESLLSHGITPIYLPTKDIWPLSPQYGLDSLKKAYPHFVEDLNSNRIKFSDIPEIRELIDDYKNMATRGFYGSNFLNNNWDGQAAALASGEYAMAIAWDVYLSSDVEPQFPGTANKFGILPFFLGNSRLFGYEGPNVAMMMVNKNGKHAKEAMEMIRYMAKTENLNEAFRGVSSETAFNSVTTNQPTTPYMSDKAYIDANTNPSITPSIIGYNQLEMGRIIQRVLAGEFTTDMAIQAMDDMRIAAAKAQQVHGF, from the coding sequence ATGAAGAGAGTTGTTCTAGTCGGAGGTGTTTTGTCAATTTTGATTATTCTGAGCAGCTGCTCTCCGGAGAAAAGTAAAATACAGGAGGAGACTCCTCAGCAAGCTGTGACGTTAACTTTAATGGCGAATATGGATTGGATAGGGAAACCCTACCTGCAACGAGCATGGAAAATGTATGAGGAGGCGACAGGTAATAAAATTGAAATTCAAGCTGTACCAATTGATACGGCGACTACAGTTATAAGTAAGCGCGTTGCAATGGGGGAAATTACTGATATTGTTATGGGCTTTGGAGGGACAAGTTTAGCCGATCTCCAACCGGTAAAGAATTTTGAGGATATGACAGGTGAAGAGTGGGTCTCTGAAATTAAAAGCACAATTTTAACTCAGTTGTTACACAAAGGGAAAATTTATGGACTACCACTTTGGGAGTCTTCGATCAGTGGCATTTTGTATAACAAGGAAGTGTTCGAAAAATTCAACATTCCTAAACCAACTAGTCATGCACAATTTATCGAAGCCTGCGAATCATTGCTCTCCCATGGCATTACACCTATTTATTTACCCACAAAAGACATTTGGCCTTTAAGCCCGCAATATGGTTTAGACTCTTTAAAAAAAGCATATCCTCATTTTGTAGAGGATCTGAATTCGAACCGTATTAAATTTTCAGATATTCCAGAAATTCGAGAACTCATAGATGATTATAAGAATATGGCGACAAGGGGCTTTTATGGTTCGAATTTTTTAAACAATAATTGGGATGGGCAAGCAGCAGCTTTAGCAAGTGGAGAATATGCAATGGCAATTGCATGGGACGTGTATTTATCATCAGATGTAGAGCCGCAATTCCCCGGAACTGCTAACAAATTTGGGATTTTACCATTTTTCTTGGGAAACTCCCGACTTTTTGGCTATGAGGGACCAAATGTCGCGATGATGATGGTCAATAAAAATGGAAAGCATGCTAAAGAGGCCATGGAGATGATTAGGTATATGGCCAAAACGGAAAACTTGAATGAAGCTTTCCGCGGCGTTTCCTCTGAAACAGCATTTAACTCTGTTACTACAAATCAACCGACAACTCCTTATATGTCAGATAAAGCGTATATAGATGCGAATACGAATCCATCTATTACCCCCTCGATAATTGGATATAACCAACTCGAGATGGGTAGAATTATTCAGCGAGTTTTAGCAGGAGAATTTACTACGGATATGGCTATTCAAGCTATGGATGATATGAGAATCGCTGCGGCTAAAGCCCAGCAAGTTCATGGCTTTTAG
- a CDS encoding ABC transporter substrate-binding protein gives MRKNKKWLIGTSALLLLSSVLSACGSESEKPAATQAQGTVAATSDSGKQETVTLKFWTWSPSAEVYKPIIDKFQAANPNIKIDLSIVGGNNSSPYQTKMPLALTTGEDLDIVGIQTGGMPKQIEDYLLPLDDIMKQTIGADWLSKFSPISIKQLASQTSGGIKFLSMGSVGSMVMYYNKDILDQLGVSVPKTYDDLKNISKAIKDKNLDILPVALNAKDAWTDDEVVLTIAGQQSDIYNKFHYNQGGKLNGPEYTQALSSFKKMFDDGVLSKKDVFDLDYDRSKTLFTTGKAATFIQGTWEANMIAEKVRKDNKINIKDVGLVAIPAIESNGKASIRSFVDMGLGIVKNSKHPKEAAKFIQYLTLGEGNDALNNQFLFTSNKVGSKIDETLLTSPTAKESYQTLVNLVSQPTADRNNNSKFSDVAGAEIQKFILNGLDAKAAAQNIQKEFDTGKYPN, from the coding sequence ATGAGAAAGAACAAGAAATGGTTAATAGGAACATCGGCACTACTTTTGTTGAGTTCGGTCTTATCTGCTTGTGGAAGCGAATCAGAGAAACCGGCTGCAACGCAAGCGCAGGGAACAGTTGCAGCGACAAGCGACTCTGGTAAACAGGAGACAGTAACATTAAAGTTCTGGACCTGGTCGCCTTCTGCAGAAGTATATAAGCCGATTATTGATAAGTTTCAAGCTGCAAATCCTAACATTAAAATTGATCTTAGCATTGTAGGCGGAAATAACAGTTCGCCGTATCAGACAAAAATGCCTCTTGCATTAACGACTGGTGAAGATTTGGATATCGTCGGAATTCAGACTGGCGGGATGCCAAAGCAAATCGAGGATTACTTGTTGCCACTAGATGATATTATGAAACAAACAATTGGTGCGGATTGGCTAAGTAAATTTTCACCGATCAGTATTAAACAATTAGCTTCTCAAACGAGTGGTGGTATTAAATTCCTTTCCATGGGTTCAGTTGGCTCAATGGTTATGTACTACAACAAAGATATTCTTGATCAATTAGGAGTATCTGTTCCGAAAACTTATGATGATCTTAAAAACATTTCAAAAGCTATCAAGGATAAGAACCTGGATATTCTCCCAGTTGCACTTAATGCGAAAGACGCGTGGACTGATGATGAAGTGGTGTTGACTATTGCAGGTCAGCAATCAGATATTTACAATAAATTCCATTATAACCAAGGTGGAAAATTAAATGGTCCTGAGTATACACAGGCTTTATCAAGCTTCAAGAAGATGTTTGATGATGGTGTTTTAAGTAAGAAAGATGTTTTTGATTTGGATTATGATCGCTCAAAAACACTATTTACAACAGGCAAAGCAGCAACGTTTATCCAAGGTACGTGGGAAGCTAATATGATTGCCGAAAAAGTTCGTAAGGACAATAAAATCAACATTAAAGACGTAGGTTTAGTAGCAATTCCAGCTATTGAATCAAATGGTAAAGCATCGATCCGCTCTTTCGTTGATATGGGGCTTGGTATTGTTAAAAATTCGAAGCATCCTAAAGAAGCAGCTAAATTCATTCAGTATTTGACACTAGGTGAAGGCAATGATGCGTTGAATAATCAGTTCCTGTTCACAAGCAACAAGGTCGGTTCCAAAATTGACGAAACGTTGCTTACATCTCCAACAGCAAAAGAATCTTATCAAACGCTCGTGAACTTGGTTTCTCAACCTACCGCAGATCGTAATAATAATTCTAAATTCTCCGATGTTGCTGGTGCTGAAATTCAAAAGTTTATTTTAAATGGCTTAGATGCTAAAGCAGCTGCTCAAAACATCCAAAAAGAATTTGATACTGGGAAATACCCGAACTAA